Sequence from the Microbacterium sp. 1.5R genome:
GGAAGTGCGCGGGGAACTCCTCGGTGACCTCCAGGCGCGGCAGCGGGATGCCGGGAAGCATCCGCTCGGTCCAGGCGCCGGCCGCGACGACGACGACGTCTGCCCGCACGCGGGCGTCAGGCAGCACGATGTCGACGCCCTCGTCGGTCTCGTCGATCCGCGTGACGGGGGTCTCCCAGCGCACCTCGCCTCCCGCGGCGACGATCCGTCGCTCGAACTCGCCCAGCGCGGCGGATGCGCGGGCGACGCCCGCGTCGCGGGAGAAGAGCACATCGTCGCCGAAGCGCATGCCCGACCATCGCGACGATGCCTCGTGCGCCGTCAGCATCTCGGCGTGGATGCCGCGCTCGGTCAGCCGCCGTTCGATCGCGGCGACGTCGACATCTCCGTGGGTGACCAGGCCGTGCAGACGCAGCAGCGGCTCGCCGCCCACCTGCCCGAGGGCGTCCCATCCGGCGCGTGCGCGGACGAGCAGGTCGAGATAGTGCTCCTCGTCGTAGGCGTTGTTGAAGTTGCGCGTGGCGCCGTGCGAGGCGCCCTGGTGGTGGCCACGGGCGAAGCGCTCGAAGACGACGGGCTTCATCCCCCGTCGGGTGAGCTCCCACGCGGTCGCAAGGCCCATCACGCCGCCACCGACGACGGCGACCTCTACCGAATCCGACATATTGCCTCCCGACCTCGCTCTCAGTCTC
This genomic interval carries:
- a CDS encoding FAD-dependent oxidoreductase encodes the protein MSDSVEVAVVGGGVMGLATAWELTRRGMKPVVFERFARGHHQGASHGATRNFNNAYDEEHYLDLLVRARAGWDALGQVGGEPLLRLHGLVTHGDVDVAAIERRLTERGIHAEMLTAHEASSRWSGMRFGDDVLFSRDAGVARASAALGEFERRIVAAGGEVRWETPVTRIDETDEGVDIVLPDARVRADVVVVAAGAWTERMLPGIPLPRLEVTEEFPAHFRPAADSVWPSFNHYVDPGRYPATVYGMPTPGEGVKVGFHRVGDVVDPDARPHAVTHAQALADYVGEWMPGLDPASAEPISCTYTSTDDSAFVLDRSGRIVVGAGFSGHGFKFAPGVGATLADLALDPSALAAEPFRLR